One genomic segment of Paenibacillus xylanexedens includes these proteins:
- a CDS encoding GntR family transcriptional regulator codes for MFVLGKDSASKPMYEQIFESLRERIQLHQYQVGERVPSEKELCDEFGVSRITTKKALEMLASEQLIVRQPGRGSFVADTAEMLQERSNRPAPRATIKDPEKKLLIGLVITNFSDMYGTELLYGMEEASREHDCFLVLRRSFGIPEQEEQSIQELLELGVDGLIIFPAQGEYFSDEILKLVVNKFPFVLIDRYLKGIPASSVSTDNVGAAREGTNYLFNLGHRHIAFLTQPPANTTPIEERIEGIIEAHNDQGVLVNRELWLESFLSTLPSVFDPQVEVRDVETLVEHLQKYPQITALFAAEYHIALLAEQAADRLGLRIPEDMSIICFDSPNAAEGSRITHMRQSQFDMGKQAFEMVLQSMQNNEMAVNRVILPARLVKGKSTSMVKQKG; via the coding sequence GTGTTTGTATTGGGGAAAGACTCGGCATCCAAGCCGATGTATGAACAGATCTTTGAATCCTTGCGCGAACGGATACAGCTTCATCAATACCAAGTGGGTGAGCGTGTACCTTCGGAGAAGGAATTATGTGATGAATTCGGAGTTAGCCGGATTACCACTAAAAAAGCACTTGAGATGCTGGCGAGTGAACAATTAATTGTTCGTCAGCCGGGACGGGGTTCTTTTGTTGCCGACACAGCAGAAATGTTACAAGAAAGATCTAACAGACCTGCTCCGCGTGCTACGATCAAAGATCCAGAAAAGAAGCTGCTCATTGGGCTGGTCATCACTAACTTCAGCGATATGTATGGTACAGAACTGTTATATGGGATGGAAGAAGCTTCGCGAGAGCATGATTGTTTTCTCGTACTTAGACGCTCCTTCGGGATTCCCGAGCAGGAGGAACAGAGCATTCAGGAACTGCTGGAACTGGGTGTGGATGGATTGATTATTTTCCCGGCACAGGGTGAATATTTCAGCGATGAGATTCTTAAACTGGTCGTTAACAAATTCCCCTTTGTCCTGATTGACCGGTACTTGAAAGGAATTCCGGCTTCATCTGTCAGTACGGATAATGTAGGCGCGGCGCGAGAAGGGACGAATTATCTGTTCAACCTCGGTCACCGACACATCGCTTTTCTGACGCAGCCTCCGGCGAACACTACACCGATTGAAGAACGAATTGAAGGAATCATTGAGGCTCATAATGATCAAGGAGTTCTGGTGAACAGGGAACTGTGGTTAGAATCTTTTCTTTCGACACTGCCAAGTGTGTTTGATCCTCAAGTCGAGGTCCGTGATGTGGAGACATTGGTGGAACATTTACAGAAATACCCCCAGATTACTGCACTCTTTGCTGCGGAGTATCATATTGCTTTACTTGCAGAACAGGCAGCGGATCGGCTTGGTCTGAGAATTCCAGAAGATATGTCCATCATTTGCTTTGACAGTCCAAACGCTGCCGAAGGAAGCCGTATAACACATATGAGACAAAGCCAGTTTGATATGGGAAAACAGGCATTCGAGATGGTGCTTCAAAGTATGCAGAACAATGAAATGGCAGTGAACAGAGTTATTTTGCCTGCCCGCTTGGTGAAGGGTAAATCAACGAGTATGGTGAAACAAAAGGGTTAA
- a CDS encoding glycoside hydrolase family 125 protein, with translation MLTPRDDQEISPSIYDMIDQVNKRMPDYPELNQMFKNCFTNTMATTIQRKEDGTTFVITGDIPAMWLRDSAAQVRPYLVLASEDEDIADMIAGLVERQLNYILLDPYANAFNETESGKGHQEDLTQMNDWIWERKYEIDSLAYPIQLSYLLWKNTGRTTQFNDTFRKAAEIIMQLWQVEQHHETKSPYTFQRLDAPETDTLSREGRGTETAYTGMTWSGFRPSDDRCEYGYLIPSNMFAVVALRYLQEIAEAVFEDETLATNAKQLEEQINKGIQDYGTVEHPEYGTIYAYETDGKGNHNLMDDANVPSLLSLPYLGYVEENDEVYQNTRRFILSSHNPYFYEGTAAAGIGSPHTPEGYIWHIALSMQGLTTEDRNEKLRLLQLIHKTDADTGLTHEGFSANNPHEYTRPWFSWSNMLFSELIMDYCGFRVQK, from the coding sequence ATGCTGACACCCAGAGATGATCAAGAAATTTCTCCCTCGATATACGACATGATTGATCAGGTTAACAAACGTATGCCGGATTATCCGGAACTTAACCAAATGTTCAAAAATTGTTTTACCAATACGATGGCGACCACAATTCAGCGCAAAGAAGATGGAACGACTTTTGTAATTACGGGAGATATCCCTGCCATGTGGTTACGTGATTCTGCTGCTCAGGTCAGACCTTATCTGGTTCTCGCTTCAGAGGATGAAGATATCGCTGACATGATCGCTGGACTGGTTGAACGTCAACTGAATTATATTCTCCTGGACCCTTATGCAAACGCTTTTAATGAGACGGAGAGTGGAAAAGGACATCAGGAAGACCTGACGCAGATGAATGATTGGATCTGGGAACGGAAGTATGAGATCGACTCACTGGCTTATCCAATTCAGCTCAGTTATCTCTTGTGGAAGAACACGGGAAGAACAACTCAATTCAATGATACGTTCCGTAAAGCAGCCGAGATCATCATGCAGTTATGGCAAGTGGAGCAACATCATGAGACGAAATCACCCTACACGTTCCAACGTCTGGATGCTCCCGAGACCGATACGCTCAGCCGAGAGGGGCGAGGTACTGAAACAGCCTACACAGGCATGACCTGGTCGGGATTCCGTCCCAGCGACGATCGTTGTGAATATGGTTATCTGATTCCATCCAATATGTTCGCTGTTGTGGCGCTTCGATATCTTCAGGAAATTGCTGAAGCGGTGTTCGAGGATGAAACGCTGGCAACGAATGCTAAGCAGTTGGAGGAACAGATCAACAAAGGCATTCAGGATTATGGCACCGTTGAACATCCGGAATATGGAACCATATATGCGTACGAAACGGATGGGAAAGGCAATCACAATCTGATGGATGATGCCAATGTGCCGAGCCTGCTGTCTTTACCTTATCTCGGATATGTGGAGGAGAACGACGAGGTGTATCAGAATACACGCCGTTTCATTCTTTCCTCGCACAACCCGTATTTTTATGAGGGAACAGCAGCAGCAGGAATCGGTAGTCCGCATACACCGGAAGGGTACATCTGGCATATCGCTTTATCGATGCAGGGGCTGACTACAGAGGATCGCAATGAAAAACTACGATTGCTTCAGCTCATCCATAAGACGGATGCGGATACCGGACTGACCCATGAAGGTTTTTCGGCCAACAATCCACATGAATATACACGTCCATGGTTTTCATGGTCCAACATGCTCTTTAGTGAACTGATTATGGATTATTGCGGATTCCGCGTACAGAAATAG
- a CDS encoding extracellular solute-binding protein — MRKISLKMPVAAVMTSLLILTTACSGGSSSTGTTSDGKKEVTVSFRSSGSEDTLTKFFQSGLVDQFEKENPDIKINIAPVLASEGDYTSKMVLQMKSPDTAPDVIAEDTSIIKSDAAAGYLEPLDTQVQGWSDWEEHIIDNLKAGVTGEDGKVYGVPATSDTRGIWYNKELFQQAGLEVPFKPASWAEVLEAARTIKQKLPGVTPLNMIVGKANGEGVTMQTLEMLLYGTADTLYNDTSKKWVVNSPGLLDSFKFIDQVFNTDKTGPTMQVALNGQAGSIAFQQQFPQDKLAMAVDGSWAGSTWAENGAAPIANVEEKIGFAPFPTQNGEEPGATTMSGGWAWSVPAQAKNKEEAWKFIEFLMNKENATARVVAEGSLSPRNDSTEVEGYTDRPYTKEAQELLNVAHFRPANDQYAAVSAQLQSIVESIASGKLTPEEGVTQLKDNVSRSLGADSIEEK, encoded by the coding sequence ATGAGAAAAATATCATTGAAAATGCCGGTAGCAGCAGTTATGACATCCTTGCTCATTCTTACTACAGCCTGTTCGGGCGGAAGCTCAAGCACAGGCACAACCAGTGATGGCAAGAAGGAAGTAACTGTATCGTTCCGTTCTTCAGGATCTGAAGATACACTTACGAAGTTTTTCCAATCAGGCTTGGTGGATCAATTTGAGAAAGAAAACCCGGATATCAAAATCAACATTGCGCCTGTATTGGCAAGTGAGGGTGATTATACGTCCAAAATGGTTTTACAGATGAAATCGCCTGACACGGCGCCAGATGTTATTGCCGAAGATACATCCATCATCAAATCCGATGCTGCTGCGGGATATCTGGAGCCGTTGGATACACAGGTTCAGGGATGGTCCGATTGGGAAGAACACATCATCGACAACCTGAAGGCAGGGGTTACCGGCGAAGACGGCAAGGTGTATGGCGTTCCGGCTACTTCGGATACACGCGGGATCTGGTACAACAAGGAACTGTTCCAACAGGCGGGTCTTGAAGTTCCATTCAAACCTGCAAGCTGGGCAGAAGTACTCGAAGCAGCACGTACCATCAAGCAAAAACTGCCGGGTGTGACACCACTTAATATGATTGTGGGCAAAGCGAACGGTGAAGGAGTTACCATGCAAACGCTGGAAATGCTGCTCTATGGTACGGCGGATACGCTGTATAACGACACGAGCAAAAAATGGGTCGTTAACAGCCCGGGGCTGCTGGATTCTTTCAAATTCATAGATCAAGTGTTTAACACGGATAAAACAGGTCCAACCATGCAGGTTGCCTTGAATGGACAAGCTGGCAGTATTGCCTTCCAGCAACAGTTCCCACAAGACAAACTGGCGATGGCTGTAGATGGTAGCTGGGCAGGTTCGACATGGGCCGAGAACGGTGCTGCTCCAATTGCCAACGTTGAAGAGAAAATAGGCTTTGCACCATTCCCGACACAAAATGGGGAAGAACCTGGAGCAACTACAATGTCTGGAGGATGGGCTTGGTCGGTCCCTGCACAAGCGAAGAACAAGGAAGAAGCATGGAAATTTATCGAGTTTCTCATGAATAAGGAAAATGCGACTGCACGCGTAGTGGCGGAAGGCAGCCTCAGCCCACGTAATGATTCCACAGAAGTGGAAGGTTATACGGATCGTCCATATACCAAAGAAGCACAGGAACTTTTGAATGTGGCCCACTTCCGTCCTGCGAACGATCAATATGCAGCGGTATCCGCACAATTGCAAAGCATTGTTGAGAGCATTGCCTCTGGCAAGCTGACGCCGGAAGAGGGAGTTACGCAATTAAAGGACAACGTATCCCGTTCCCTTGGCGCGGACAGCATCGAAGAGAAATAA
- a CDS encoding carbohydrate ABC transporter permease, which yields MKRKAPGSFLFLMPSVLLLLVFFIVPIILTICFAFTNMALTGAAAKSLEFVGFQNFINMFHDPDFRISVWRTLVFLIFSAVIGQVLLGFILALLMKEKNVTFRRVIGIIVIAGWVTPEIVVAFCMVAFFSDNGSLNQILGWFGANPVSWLFSFPMVSVIIANIWHGTAFSMMVYQSALDDIPKEVEEAAIIDSATGFQIVRHITIPMVKGSIVTNMMLVTLQTLGVFTLIYTMTGGGPGTSTQTLPIFMYNQAFVNYQFGYGTAISLVLLFIGIIASLFYMRSMKVKV from the coding sequence ATGAAAAGGAAAGCACCAGGTTCATTTCTGTTTCTAATGCCTTCCGTACTGTTATTACTTGTGTTTTTCATTGTTCCCATCATTCTGACGATCTGTTTTGCCTTTACGAATATGGCTCTGACTGGGGCGGCAGCCAAGAGTTTGGAGTTTGTCGGATTCCAGAATTTCATTAATATGTTCCATGATCCGGACTTCCGGATTAGTGTCTGGCGCACGCTGGTCTTTCTCATCTTCTCCGCAGTGATTGGTCAGGTATTGCTTGGGTTCATTCTGGCTCTTCTAATGAAGGAGAAAAATGTGACCTTCCGCCGGGTCATCGGCATCATCGTCATTGCCGGTTGGGTGACACCCGAGATTGTCGTGGCATTCTGTATGGTCGCCTTTTTCAGTGACAATGGTTCATTGAATCAGATCCTCGGCTGGTTTGGGGCGAATCCAGTCTCCTGGTTGTTCAGTTTCCCTATGGTGAGTGTAATTATCGCAAATATCTGGCACGGCACAGCCTTTTCAATGATGGTCTATCAGTCGGCACTGGATGATATCCCGAAGGAAGTCGAAGAAGCTGCCATTATTGACAGCGCTACCGGGTTCCAGATTGTCAGACACATTACGATTCCAATGGTAAAAGGGTCCATCGTGACTAACATGATGTTGGTTACCCTACAGACACTGGGCGTGTTCACGCTGATCTATACGATGACCGGTGGTGGCCCGGGTACTTCAACACAAACCTTGCCGATCTTCATGTACAACCAGGCCTTTGTGAACTATCAATTTGGATACGGCACAGCCATATCTCTGGTTCTGTTGTTCATCGGTATTATCGCCAGCCTGTTCTACATGCGATCTATGAAAGTGAAAGTGTAA
- a CDS encoding carbohydrate ABC transporter permease: MVKHGLQRKIQYGILVFLGLCFLLPLLWIILASFDPNAQQGIKMPSTWTIQNFKDVLGDSSNLRSFGVGLILSGGQAILVVLVSVLAAYPLSRYEMRFKKSFLLSILFMTALPITAVMVPVFQMFLFFKMQNSIIATMLFLTASSLPYGIWMMKNFMDSVPIDLEESAWIDGASVWSSLRRIVAPLMLPGIATIAIFTFSGSWGNFFVPYILLQTPEKLPASVTIYQFFGSHGMVEYGRLAAFSLLYTMPSVVLYIFSQRYMSKGFSMGGATKG; the protein is encoded by the coding sequence ATGGTCAAACATGGGCTTCAACGCAAAATTCAGTACGGGATTCTAGTTTTTCTAGGGCTCTGTTTTTTATTGCCGCTGCTCTGGATCATTCTGGCTTCATTTGACCCGAACGCGCAACAGGGCATCAAAATGCCCAGTACCTGGACCATTCAAAATTTCAAGGATGTACTCGGGGATTCGAGCAATCTTCGTTCATTCGGTGTAGGCCTGATTCTGTCGGGAGGGCAAGCGATATTGGTTGTTCTGGTATCTGTTCTTGCTGCTTATCCTTTATCTCGTTATGAAATGAGATTCAAAAAAAGCTTCTTGTTATCCATTCTGTTCATGACAGCTCTTCCGATTACTGCCGTGATGGTTCCGGTATTTCAAATGTTTCTGTTCTTCAAAATGCAAAATAGCATCATTGCCACGATGCTGTTTCTGACCGCATCCTCACTTCCTTACGGCATCTGGATGATGAAAAACTTCATGGATTCGGTGCCGATTGATTTGGAAGAATCGGCATGGATTGACGGAGCGTCCGTGTGGAGTAGTTTGAGACGAATCGTGGCGCCATTGATGTTGCCCGGTATCGCAACGATAGCGATATTTACTTTTTCGGGAAGTTGGGGCAACTTCTTCGTGCCATACATCCTGCTCCAGACACCGGAGAAACTTCCGGCATCGGTCACGATTTATCAATTTTTCGGCAGCCACGGTATGGTTGAATACGGAAGATTGGCTGCATTTTCACTACTTTATACAATGCCTTCGGTTGTGCTATATATTTTCTCCCAGCGTTACATGTCCAAGGGCTTCAGCATGGGCGGGGCAACCAAAGGTTAA